A single genomic interval of Acipenser ruthenus chromosome 28, fAciRut3.2 maternal haplotype, whole genome shotgun sequence harbors:
- the LOC117434611 gene encoding CD59 glycoprotein-like: MYGSKDYLSRMKNVVICIVLCVSFFSVGFALQCYSCQESVASCMQTCGNMEDSCLKLSDKGGNVLRQQCIRYVDCDFSRLNQLFPGYSNFRFHCCNTNLCNSGTVTAMSKSLLSLITVLTVFWMYLM; this comes from the exons ATGTATGGTA GTAAAGACTATCTGAGCAGAATGAAGAACGTGGTGATCTGCATAGTTTTGTGTGTTTCCTTCTTCAGTGTTG GATTTGCTCTGCAGTGTTATAGCTGCCAAGAATCCGTGGCATCCTGTATGCAGACTTGTGGAAACATGGAAGATTCTTGTTTGAAATTAAGTGATAAAG gTGGAAATGTGCTTCGTCAGCAGTGTATCCGGTATGTGGATTGTGACTTTTCCAGACTTAACCAGCTGTTCCCCGGATATTCTAACTTCAGGTTCCATTGCTGCAATACCAATCTCTGCAATAGTGGCACGGTTACAGCCATGAGCAAGTCTCTTCTCAGCCTGATCACCGTACTCACTGTCTTTTGGATGTACTTGATGTAA